The sequence AAGTACTAAGTTGAATACATAGGGGGAGAGTGAGCatcctttccatgtctgtgattttaatgggattgctagAAATTTCTCTCTATGTAttctgatgttggctactggattGCTCTATGTTGCTTCTAtgatattcagaaagaaaaagagacagtcAGAAAgggggacagacagagaaagacatagaaagtcagagacacagagagagtagactggtacagagacatagatacaaagagagagaaacacagtgagagacacagagacagtgtcAGGGACTGGCATGACATTTTTAAACCTCAAGGTCAACCTCCAGTGTCAcaactccagcaaggccatatgTACTAGTCCTTTCTAAAACAGTTCTATGAAGTAGGTATCAANNNNNNNNNNNNNNNNNNNNNNNNNNNNNNNNNNNNNNNNNNNNNNNNNNNNNNNNNNNNNNNNNNNNNNNNNNNNNNNNNNNNNNNNNNNNNNNNNNNNNNNNNNNNNNNNNNNNNNNNNNNNNNNNNNNNNNNNNNNNNNNNNNNNNNNNNNNNNNNNNNNNNNNNNNNNNNNNNNNNNNNNNNNNNNNNNNNNNNNNNNNNNNNNNNNNNNNNNNNNNNNNNNNNNNNNNNNNNNNNNNNNNNNNNNNNNNNNNNNNNNNNNNNNNNNNNNNNNNNNNNNNNNNNNNNNNNNNNNNNNNNNNNNNNNNNNNNNNNNNNNNNNNNNNNNNNNNNNNNNNNNNNNNNNNNNNNNNNNNNNNNNNNNNNNNNNNNNNNNNNNNNNNNNNNNNNNNNNNNNNNNNNNNNNNNNNNNNNNNNNNNNNNNNNNNNNNNNNNNNNNNNNNNNNNNNNNNNNNNNNNNNNNNNNNNNNNNNNNNNNNNNNNNNNNNNNNNNNNNNNNNNNNNNNNNNNNNNNNNNNNNNNNNNNNNNNNNNNNNNNNNNNNNNNNNNNNNNNNNNNNNNNNNNNNNNNNNNNNNNNNNNNNNNNNNNNNNNNNNNNNNNNNNNNNNNNNNNNNNNNNNNNNNNNNNNNNNNNNNNNNNNNNNNNNNNNNNNNNNNNNNNNNNNNNNNNNNNNNNNNNNNNNNNNNNNNNNNNNNNNNNNNNNNNNNNNNNNNNNNNNNNNNNNNNNNNNNNNNNNNNNNNNNNCAATGTTCTGAAGAGTTGTACATGGCGTCTCACAGGGCTACCCCATATGACACCACCAATTATGTTTGAGTGTCCTCATTTCTCCCAAAATTACTTGAGGTTGATTTTAACACAGAGTGAATGATTTTGAATAAGAGTAGTTACTGAGGGCTACAGACAGACCAGTGTTTGTTCTTTAGACTATCATCAGCCTGAGGAGCATATGCTCATCATGAGCTCTGAGTCAGCCCTGGCCTGGTACTTCAGCATCAGTATGTGCCTTCGACTTGGTACAGTGTCAACACCAAGCAACTCGATGTTtacacaaacaaaacatggtGAGTCCAGGCAGCATCCATCTTCCTCCCACTACTCCAAGGACCATTCCCAATCATGGACCCTGATCCCCAGACATCCCGAGTCAACTATCCAGATTGGCCATAGAACATCATATAGAGGGAGATCAAATCCAGAGGACAGCCACTTTCCAGAAAACTGAAGGAATCCACTCACACCAAAAAGGACTCATGTATTTCTCAGAAGAGAGCATGGGATCTATGTGTGCTTACATGTCCATaggataagaaaaaaaacaccTGTAGGTATAGAGTTGAACTTCTCTAGGAGAGAAGAGACCCAAGCAACACAGTCTATCTATGTTTCTCATGGAAACCACATCCGTGAATCTACTTTCAGAGCCCAAGAGGCTCAAGGTTGATTAATATTTCCATCATGGTGTAAACCTTTTCTACCTCAAGGTAACTTAGTTGTAAAGGACAATGACTTGAGGGTCTCACAGACTCTTCGCACTTGGTCAAAATGTGTCCAAGATGGTAAAGTCTTAGAGGCTTGGTTTAAAAGAGGCTGGCTTCCTGTTTAGAGAAAACAGTATAGAACCTAAGTCCTCACTTTAGTTCAAAGACAAGGATTGGCAGACATACCCCGTGTCTGGTTCTTGGGTCATTACCATTTTAGTCACTCACCAGTAGAACTGATTTTCTTTAGTCAACTCCTTGCACTTGTCCAAGGCCTCACTGATGTCCTGTGGCATTCTCTTCAGGTCAGTCATCACCTGGTCATGTTGCATCTCGAGCATGAATGTCTCAAAGTTGATCCTGTGGGAGGGCATGGCCCAAGTAGCAAATAATACCATGAACTAAGGATACAAGTTTTATGTTAATTCAAGCTAACTCATGGAGCACCCCATCTCATATATTCTACAACATTCCTCCTTGTTACTGTTTCCACCTGATGCTTATTAAATTTATTACCCTTGGCCTGGGTCCAGTAGAGACAGGGCAGTAATGGCAGGGAGCTGACCTACTTTAGTTCCCTGAAGGAGCTTAAAAGAAAAGATTCTCTCTCAAAGAACTTTCCTGGAAGCTGTGTAAGAGGCCACAGACCCCGTTAAATCTGTATGACTCTCCTCCTGTCTTTACACAAGGATTTGTCATTCCTTGGTTCTATTACTACATAAAATCCCAAAGGACATAATCATATCTACAGGGAAAAGCCTTTATAACATGCAGCAAGAGATTCCAATGTGATCACAGAAGTCATGTCCTTTGCTGCTCAAAATGACCCTTCCATGCTTCCACACTGTCATTAATTTGAAACTGGGTCATGCAAAACCTAATGACCTATCACATTACATAGACTCTTCAGATGAtaagcaatctctctctctctctctccctctctctctttctctctttctccccatctctgtctaacacacacacacacacacacacacacacacacacacacacacacacacacctcgatcagaatgttaaataaatataatgatgtGGCATTATCTGAGAGTATAATGAACAAAATTTGAGAAAAGCAGTGATAAACTGCAACCAATCTAGTCATACTGACAGGTAACATGTGGGACCAGGCCCCTCCAGCAGTTGGGAGGACCAATTGAACCCAGTTCCCTCCAGATCAATTATAAAAAGGATGGGCCATAAACACAAGAACTAACACCTGTGCAAGATTCTTAAATGGTGAGATGAGAGCTCACACATCACTACCCAAATCCCCAGACTGTGATTCATACCACAGGCTCTGATTTACTTTTGGAGGAATAAAAATCCCTGTGACCGTTATCTCACTCCTATCTGAACTTCAAGTTTATTTTGAAACTACAATCAGCAAAATGAATTTGGATGTGTGGACAGCCTGGAGTTGTAGCCTCCTGTGGTATGAGGGAATCTGGNNTTAACAGGAAGGGCCCATGATAGTAAAGAAGTAGGCACAATGACTACCTGTTGTTCAAATCCTTGTTAGTGTAATTGGCCAGGATTCTCTGGAGTTTGTCTCTCTCATTTTTTATGTTCTGGAGATCTCTTTTGAGCTTCTCCAACCTATtgattctcttctcctcctcattgATGTTGGGAGGTTTTGGTGATGCCTTCGCAACAGACCCTGTAGGAAGATAAACACTAGTAAACTTGTAGAGATAATAGGGCATGGAGAGCAAAATCCATGCTTTGTCACACACAGAAGCCTGGGGAAAAGGAAAATCTATATAGAGCGAGAATTCctgaaagagcaagaaagctATCTTCAAGCTGGTCTCCTCAGCTAGATACCTATTCCCATCCACCATCACTAAACATATGCATGAAAACCTACTGCAATCTCCCACACCAGAAATGTGTAATAAGCTGCCCCAGAAAGAAGAATTGGAGGGCGTTTTCAGTTCATATCTTACAACATATTCCATCTCTCTTAGCACAAAAAAAATTGACCATAAACACCAGCACCTAACATCTCCCATGAATCAATGCTTTTCTAGGCTTCTTATAATTTGTGATGAGAGCTCATACACTACTACACTGAGCCCAGACTGTTAATCAgtccatatcatgtgtgttcaatAACAAAGTGTCTGAGACCTTGATTCGGGAGCAGGGGAATATCCCATTCTGTTCTTGGCATCACATGCTCATGTAACACAGAGGAAACTATATCAGGATGAAGTGTTTCAACACTCTTTCCTGAGAGCAACACTTTGTTATTCTCACAGAGCTGTCTATTTGTATAATTTACATTACAGCAAAATTAAGGTCTCTCAGCAAAGCAACTACAGGCTTATCAATTCCACACTGTCTGTAAAACTAATCATCAAATATTCTTGACTCTGGTTCAACTATTGAGGAATCTGAAGGATCCAGATCATAAGCCCTATTCCTGAAAAGACCAGCTCAAGCCCACATCCCCCATGTAGCTCCCTAAACCTTGCCCAGGTCTCACTGTCCCTTCTCCATGACCAGTTCTTTCTTGCCCTTTCCCAACATGGTGGAAAGCCAACCTCCTTCTGCCTTggtctgttctctgtgtgtattctaTTCTCCCTCCAAAATACCCTGAGTAGCATGGACAACATACCTGCTTGGGAACCCTTTAGGATCTGAAGGAATACCCCAAAGGCACCTCTTGTTGCCACAACACTGGTGACATCATCAAAGATTCTAGGGTGTTCCTGGATACCAGAGGTTGTCCAGGGAAGTGACTACTGATGATGTCACCGGGAATTTCCATGGCCTACCAGCTTACCAGCTTGCCCTGTCTTGACCAGTTTTTGAGGTGCCATTTCCTGGAGTCTTTCTTTTGACCCAGAGGATACCTCTTGGAAACTTGTCATTCCAAAGCTAgagatttctctctgcttcactaCAAGTCAAGTGCTTTGAATGGGGAGAGTTTGTTAGTGCCATGTCCTGGGTAGCTCATCTTTGATAGGATCCAAAGCTCTAGGATCATTGGATGAGGAAGATTTTTCTCCAATATTAATCTTTTTCTGGGGTCTATTCAGGTAACATAAAATACAATTCCCCAGGATGCCCTGTTTCCCAGAGCCCAAAAACATTCTCCtgcaactttattttattttattttattttattttattttattttattttattttattttattttattttattttttgtttctcaagacagggtttctctgtatagctttggcattcctggaactcactttgtagtaaagactggcctcaaactcagaaatctccctgcctctgcttcctgagtgcttggcttaaaggcatgcatcaccatgcccagctacaccTTTACTTTTATGCAACTTGGATTATATTTTTTAGTGTGCACATACCTTGGGAGGAGACACTGCTTCAATATATCGAGccatgtgttttcattaaatCTTTGTTTTACCACCCCATTTTGGGGGGAAGAAAACTCCNNNNNNNNNNNNNNNNNNNNNNNNNNNNNNNNNNNNNNNNNNNNNNNNNNNNNNNNNNN is a genomic window of Mus pahari unplaced genomic scaffold, PAHARI_EIJ_v1.1 scaffold_13714_1, whole genome shotgun sequence containing:
- the LOC110315544 gene encoding disks large homolog 5-like, which translates into the protein MARYIEAVSPPKEHPRIFDDVTSVVATRGAFGVFLQILKGSQAGSVAKASPKPPNINEEEKRINRLEKLKRDLQNIKNERDKLQRILANYTNKDLNNRINFETFMLEMQHDQVMTDLKRMPQDISEALDKCKELTKENQFYW